One genomic segment of Pandoraea thiooxydans includes these proteins:
- a CDS encoding ATP-binding protein: MTNSLQYRLISWQAACILLVGAIAGFISFFSAFQEAYEFQDDQLIQVAALIDSKILSIAERGDLPVVVKDNDSRFTVQVLGQPGEHALPLPANMANGFQTVDLARRSWRFYVRSLEDGRRVAVGQSTEGRDEVARDSGMRTAMPFLILLPLLVTLIVVSVRKTLAPVERLSSDIDARGQGDLSPLDLEDAPQEIKPFLHSINGLLTRLTRALAEQRRFIADAAHELRSPITALLLQTANVERAALDPEARLRVASLKAGLQRTRNLLEQLLAMARSQSNPQDPIESLSIANVMRQALQECEALAQGKDVTLVLRDQGGQTQLRAARTDLLAMLRNLLDNAIRYSPPHGKVEIGLQASVGEIEVSITDSGPGIAEADKARVFDPFFRVGGSDDFGSGLGLAIVRTIVERLHGRVVLEDVFATAPRGLRVRLILPRDHG, from the coding sequence ATGACAAACTCTTTGCAATATCGTCTGATTTCGTGGCAAGCCGCATGTATCTTGCTGGTCGGCGCGATTGCGGGCTTTATTTCGTTTTTTTCGGCATTCCAGGAGGCCTACGAGTTTCAGGACGATCAACTGATTCAGGTTGCCGCGCTGATCGATTCGAAAATTCTGTCGATAGCCGAGCGCGGCGATTTGCCGGTCGTCGTCAAGGACAACGACTCGCGCTTTACGGTGCAGGTGCTGGGCCAGCCCGGCGAGCATGCCTTGCCGCTGCCGGCGAACATGGCCAATGGCTTTCAGACCGTCGATCTCGCGCGTCGCTCCTGGCGGTTCTATGTCAGATCACTTGAGGATGGCCGGCGCGTGGCGGTCGGGCAAAGCACCGAGGGGCGCGACGAAGTGGCGCGAGACAGCGGCATGCGCACAGCCATGCCGTTTCTGATCCTGCTGCCGTTACTCGTTACGCTGATCGTCGTCTCGGTGCGCAAGACCCTGGCGCCAGTCGAGCGCCTGTCGTCCGATATCGATGCGCGAGGCCAGGGCGATCTGAGTCCGCTCGATCTCGAAGACGCTCCGCAGGAGATCAAACCCTTTCTGCATTCGATCAACGGGCTGCTGACGCGCCTGACGCGGGCGCTGGCCGAGCAGCGGCGCTTCATTGCCGATGCGGCGCATGAGCTGCGCTCGCCGATCACCGCGTTGTTGCTGCAAACCGCCAATGTCGAACGTGCCGCGCTCGACCCCGAGGCGCGCCTGCGCGTGGCCAGCCTGAAAGCCGGGTTGCAGCGCACGCGCAACCTGCTCGAACAATTGCTTGCGATGGCCAGATCCCAGTCCAATCCGCAGGATCCGATCGAAAGCCTGTCGATCGCTAATGTGATGCGGCAGGCATTGCAAGAGTGTGAGGCATTGGCACAAGGCAAGGATGTCACGCTGGTGTTGCGCGACCAGGGCGGCCAGACGCAGCTGCGCGCGGCCCGCACGGATCTGCTCGCCATGCTGCGCAATCTGCTGGACAACGCGATTCGCTACTCGCCGCCGCACGGCAAGGTTGAAATCGGTTTGCAAGCCAGCGTCGGCGAGATCGAGGTAAGCATTACCGACAGCGGCCCCGGCATCGCCGAAGCAGACAAGGCACGGGTGTTCGATCCGTTCTTTCGTGTCGGCGGCAGCGATGATTTTGGCTCAGGCCTTGGGTTGGCGATCGTGCGCACGATTGTCGAGCGCCTGCACGGCCGGGTGGTGCTTGAAGACGTATTTGCCACGGCCCCGCGCGGCTTGCGGGTCCGACTCATTTTGCCGCGCGACCATGGCTAA
- a CDS encoding class I SAM-dependent methyltransferase, with translation MAQRMRRSATWMFAQELLDKPRAVGAVWPSSQALARRMAAQVPVDGTGWVVELGGGTGAITEAILARGVLPERLLVVERSGVFVRHLRQRFPAVRVLQGDAAKLAQLLPAGARVDAIVSSLPLRSLPAPEAGEILAQWVRVCATGGIVIQFTYDLPGLRRHQPPGFRPCASSIVWHNLPPARVLTFARSEARSNR, from the coding sequence ATGGCGCAGCGTATGCGGCGCTCGGCAACGTGGATGTTTGCGCAGGAACTGCTCGATAAACCGCGTGCGGTCGGCGCGGTGTGGCCCAGCTCGCAGGCGCTGGCACGCCGCATGGCTGCCCAGGTGCCGGTCGACGGAACCGGTTGGGTAGTCGAGTTGGGCGGCGGCACCGGCGCGATTACCGAGGCGATTCTCGCGCGCGGCGTCTTGCCCGAACGGTTGCTGGTCGTCGAGCGCTCGGGCGTATTCGTGCGTCATCTGCGCCAGCGCTTTCCTGCCGTGCGCGTGCTGCAGGGCGACGCTGCGAAACTGGCGCAGCTGTTGCCGGCGGGGGCGAGAGTCGATGCCATCGTATCGAGTTTGCCGCTACGCTCGCTGCCTGCGCCGGAGGCCGGAGAAATTCTGGCGCAATGGGTTCGCGTCTGCGCCACGGGCGGTATCGTGATTCAGTTCACCTACGATCTGCCCGGTTTGCGCCGGCATCAGCCGCCCGGATTCAGACCATGCGCGAGCAGCATCGTCTGGCACAATCTGCCGCCGGCGCGCGTGCTTACCTTCGCGCGCAGCGAAGCCCGATCGAACCGATGA
- the alkB gene encoding DNA oxidative demethylase AlkB, whose translation MSLPQGTLFDSDTPLALGSHAFVLPGLALPYVPELLPALDAIQRVAPFRHMVTPGGFEMSVQLTNCGALGWVTDRHGYRYTAHDPATGQPWPPMPPSFLHLAREAAARAGFDDFTQDACLINCYEPGSRMSLHQDRNEQDLFAPVVSVSLGLPAIFQFGGLTRSGRPARVPLVHGDVVVWGGPDRLRYHGVLPIEDGLHPLLGARRINFTLRRAA comes from the coding sequence ATGTCCCTCCCGCAAGGCACCCTTTTCGATTCGGACACTCCGCTCGCGCTCGGCTCGCACGCGTTCGTGCTGCCGGGTCTGGCGTTGCCCTATGTGCCCGAGCTGCTGCCCGCGCTGGACGCGATCCAGCGTGTGGCGCCCTTCCGGCATATGGTGACGCCCGGGGGCTTCGAGATGTCGGTGCAACTGACCAACTGCGGGGCGTTGGGTTGGGTCACGGACCGGCACGGTTACCGCTATACCGCGCATGATCCCGCCACCGGCCAGCCCTGGCCGCCAATGCCGCCGTCATTCCTTCACCTGGCGCGGGAAGCCGCCGCGCGTGCCGGCTTCGACGACTTCACCCAGGACGCCTGCCTGATCAATTGTTATGAGCCCGGCTCGCGCATGTCGCTGCATCAGGACCGGAACGAGCAGGATCTGTTCGCCCCGGTCGTTTCCGTGTCGCTCGGATTGCCAGCCATTTTCCAGTTCGGCGGGCTCACGCGAAGCGGGCGCCCGGCGCGCGTGCCGCTCGTGCATGGCGACGTCGTCGTATGGGGCGGCCCGGACCGTTTGCGTTATCACGGCGTGCTGCCGATCGAGGATGGCTTGCATCCATTGCTCGGCGCTCGCCGCATCAACTTCACATTGCGCCGCGCGGCCTGA
- a CDS encoding LysR family transcriptional regulator: MTLQQLETFFWTVNLGSFSAAAERLYATQSTVSMRIRELENSLGVELFDRTQRKARLTPKGRELMEYATRMLDLSTELEHRIAARASVVGSVRFGVAEVISTTWLPQLIKLIAQRYPHVRLEIEEALTGDLMDDLAKGELELVLAPGYTRQQNASTLSLGKVPFVWMASPDLGLERRVYRPSQLAAWPVIGLKPESFHYSAIEEWFRRDHARCQYLARCKSVAVAASMTIAGMGVSYLPIRGYEADIAQGRLAVIDVEDPFDPVEFIAAFPQGHAYSLARSVAELAREVSDFEK, encoded by the coding sequence ATGACGCTACAACAATTGGAGACATTCTTCTGGACCGTCAATCTCGGCAGTTTCTCGGCCGCGGCCGAGCGCCTGTATGCGACGCAGTCCACGGTTTCGATGCGTATTCGGGAACTGGAAAACAGCCTGGGCGTCGAGCTGTTCGATCGCACGCAGCGCAAGGCTCGACTCACCCCAAAAGGCCGCGAGCTGATGGAATACGCGACCCGCATGCTGGATCTATCCACCGAGCTCGAGCACCGTATCGCCGCGCGCGCATCGGTTGTCGGGTCGGTGCGTTTTGGCGTGGCCGAGGTGATCTCCACCACCTGGCTGCCGCAATTGATCAAACTCATCGCGCAGCGTTATCCGCACGTGCGCCTGGAGATCGAAGAGGCCCTGACCGGCGACTTGATGGACGATCTGGCCAAAGGCGAATTGGAACTGGTACTTGCGCCGGGTTATACGCGACAACAGAATGCCTCGACACTGTCGCTGGGCAAGGTGCCATTCGTCTGGATGGCAAGTCCCGATCTGGGGCTCGAGCGGCGCGTCTATCGGCCTTCGCAACTGGCCGCATGGCCTGTCATCGGCCTGAAGCCGGAGTCTTTTCATTACTCGGCGATCGAGGAGTGGTTTCGGCGCGATCACGCGCGCTGCCAGTATCTGGCGCGTTGCAAAAGCGTCGCGGTCGCAGCCTCGATGACGATCGCGGGCATGGGGGTGTCCTACCTGCCGATCCGCGGCTACGAGGCGGACATTGCCCAGGGCCGGCTGGCTGTGATCGACGTCGAAGACCCCTTTGATCCGGTGGAGTTCATCGCTGCTTTCCCGCAGGGGCACGCGTATTCGCTGGCGCGCAGCGTCGCCGAACTGGCCAGGGAGGTCAGCGACTTCGAAAAGTGA
- a CDS encoding PDR/VanB family oxidoreductase — translation MSTTETASPMREQSAQHGNAKLSVMLRAVAYLAEDICSFEFVCPQGRPLPAFSAGAHIDVHLPGGIIRQYSLCNDPAERHRYVVAVLRDPRGRGGSLAMHEQLHPGAMVTISVPRNHFPLAANALSYVFLAGGIGITPIMSMVAQARAAGKPFHLYYCTRTPQRTAFLRKLRPLIEAGVALVHHDYGDVANSLDLRHVLRDYPAGAHLYYCGPVGFLDAVEHAASGWPAQAVHCERFSAPASSGASDDPEADAPFEIELAKSGKRLTVAAGQTIVDALVANGVEVDVSCRQGYCGTCMTRYLAGQPLHRDSVLDDEDREDFVMICCSRARGRSLVLDL, via the coding sequence ATGTCGACAACGGAGACGGCGAGCCCGATGCGCGAGCAATCGGCGCAGCACGGCAATGCAAAGTTGAGCGTCATGCTCAGGGCAGTGGCCTACTTGGCCGAAGACATTTGCAGTTTCGAGTTTGTCTGCCCGCAGGGCCGACCTTTGCCCGCGTTCTCGGCGGGCGCCCATATCGATGTTCATTTGCCCGGCGGCATCATCCGCCAGTACTCGTTGTGCAACGATCCCGCCGAGCGCCACCGCTATGTCGTGGCCGTGCTGCGCGACCCGCGTGGGCGCGGCGGCTCGCTGGCGATGCACGAGCAACTGCATCCGGGCGCGATGGTCACGATTTCAGTGCCGCGCAATCACTTTCCGCTGGCAGCGAACGCCTTGAGTTATGTATTCCTCGCTGGCGGCATCGGCATTACACCCATCATGTCGATGGTTGCCCAGGCGCGCGCGGCTGGCAAGCCATTCCATTTGTATTACTGCACGCGCACGCCGCAACGCACGGCTTTCCTGCGCAAACTGCGGCCCTTGATCGAGGCCGGCGTCGCGCTCGTGCATCACGACTACGGCGACGTCGCCAATAGCCTCGACCTGAGGCACGTGCTGCGCGATTACCCTGCCGGCGCGCACCTCTATTACTGCGGACCCGTCGGCTTTCTCGATGCCGTCGAGCATGCGGCGTCGGGATGGCCGGCGCAGGCCGTCCATTGCGAGCGGTTCAGCGCGCCGGCTTCCTCGGGCGCGTCGGACGATCCCGAGGCCGACGCACCGTTCGAAATCGAACTGGCGAAGAGCGGCAAGCGGCTGACCGTCGCGGCGGGACAGACGATTGTCGATGCGCTGGTCGCCAACGGCGTGGAGGTCGACGTGTCCTGCCGCCAGGGGTATTGCGGCACCTGCATGACGCGCTATCTGGCTGGTCAGCCCCTGCACCGGGACTCCGTGCTCGACGACGAAGACCGCGAGGACTTCGTCATGATTTGCTGCAGCCGGGCGCGCGGCCGATCTCTCGTTCTGGATCTCTGA